A genomic region of Porticoccaceae bacterium LTM1 contains the following coding sequences:
- a CDS encoding lysophospholipid acyltransferase family protein: MLDVEHFVQERYPKLVEQKPLIAKPLVKVLRLLFHEKDFQQFERDYPHLEGFDFVEQGLALFDFSYTVRDTERERIPSQGRVVIVANHPIGSLDGLALLKLVREVRPDVKVVANELLATLKPLQSVMMPVNNMGGAGATAKKDLEAIREHVENDGALIVFPAGEVSRFGVKGVRDCDWRSGFLRIASSTKAPILPVFVDGRNSALFYALSFMARPISTLWLVREMFKQAKNCVDIRIGEPISYDSYQQVQVPLREKVKLFQRHLYRIGKGKKGIFSTEVAISHPENRAQLKEEIKRCELLGETADGKKIYLYHYQANSCIMREVGRLREVAFRAVGEGSGNRRDNDIYDRHYIHLLLWDEAELEIAGAYRFCDASNAVEAKGENYLYSASLFKYRETMKPYLAQGLELGRSFVQPKYWGKRSLEYLWYGIGAFLRKNPQYRYLFGPVTLSDAYPEHAKDMIVHFYTKHFPPLQPLADCTVPYRIAQEKQLELDEQFPGNDYQKEFVQLKGQLSHMNRSVPTLYKQYTEICEPGGAQFAGFNIDPEFKDAIDGLIVVDLARLKPNRRERYLGT, from the coding sequence ATGCTAGACGTCGAACATTTTGTACAGGAACGCTACCCCAAGCTGGTTGAGCAAAAACCGCTCATAGCCAAACCGCTGGTCAAGGTTCTGCGACTGCTATTTCACGAAAAGGACTTTCAGCAGTTTGAAAGAGATTATCCCCATCTTGAAGGGTTTGATTTCGTGGAACAGGGTCTTGCCCTGTTTGACTTCAGCTATACGGTTCGGGATACCGAGCGGGAACGCATTCCCTCTCAAGGGCGCGTCGTTATTGTAGCCAACCATCCGATTGGTTCTCTGGACGGTCTGGCACTGCTCAAACTGGTGCGTGAAGTTCGACCGGATGTAAAAGTAGTGGCCAATGAACTGCTCGCCACCCTTAAACCGCTGCAGTCAGTGATGATGCCGGTAAATAATATGGGGGGCGCTGGCGCCACCGCCAAAAAAGATCTCGAAGCCATTCGCGAGCATGTGGAAAACGATGGTGCACTGATCGTTTTTCCCGCCGGTGAAGTATCTCGCTTTGGCGTTAAAGGAGTACGGGACTGTGATTGGCGCTCAGGATTCCTGCGAATTGCCAGCAGCACCAAAGCCCCTATTCTGCCAGTCTTTGTGGACGGTCGGAATTCAGCACTGTTTTACGCACTCTCCTTTATGGCACGCCCGATTTCCACTCTCTGGTTGGTACGGGAGATGTTCAAGCAGGCTAAAAACTGTGTCGACATTCGTATTGGTGAGCCCATCAGTTACGACAGCTACCAGCAAGTGCAGGTGCCACTGCGCGAGAAAGTGAAGTTGTTTCAACGCCACCTTTATCGAATTGGCAAAGGCAAGAAAGGTATTTTCAGTACGGAAGTGGCTATTTCCCACCCTGAAAATCGCGCCCAGCTGAAAGAAGAGATCAAACGTTGCGAGCTTCTTGGAGAGACCGCAGACGGCAAAAAGATCTATCTCTATCACTACCAGGCCAACTCCTGCATCATGCGTGAAGTCGGCAGGCTTCGCGAAGTTGCATTTCGTGCAGTAGGTGAAGGCTCTGGCAACCGTCGAGATAACGACATCTACGATCGCCACTATATTCACCTGCTACTCTGGGATGAGGCAGAACTGGAAATTGCTGGGGCCTACCGTTTTTGCGACGCCAGCAATGCGGTTGAAGCCAAAGGCGAGAACTACCTCTACTCGGCCAGTCTGTTCAAATACCGTGAAACCATGAAGCCATATCTGGCCCAGGGACTGGAGCTGGGTCGCAGCTTTGTGCAGCCAAAATACTGGGGCAAGCGCAGCCTGGAGTATCTCTGGTATGGCATCGGCGCATTCCTGCGTAAAAATCCCCAGTACCGTTACCTGTTTGGCCCCGTCACCCTAAGTGACGCTTATCCTGAACACGCCAAGGATATGATCGTGCACTTTTACACCAAACACTTTCCTCCCCTGCAACCACTGGCAGACTGCACCGTGCCCTACCGTATTGCCCAGGAAAAACAACTGGAACTGGATGAACAGTTCCCCGGTAACGATTACCAGAAAGAATTTGTGCAGCTGAAAGGTCAGCTCAGCCACATGAACCGCAGCGTTCCGACTCTGTATAAACAGTACACGGAAATTTGTGAACCGGGAGGCGCCCAATTTGCCGGCTTCAATATCGACCCTGAATTCAAGGATGCAATCGATGGGCTGATTGTGGTTGACCTGGCCAGACTCAAGCCCAATCGCCGCGAGCGCTACCTGGGCACTTAA
- a CDS encoding ATP-binding protein, whose product MTGVLTASLALSIAIAVFGYSLYLGWREKLFHNKAWYLLSGGGLLACAGLICSASLTWPGDNLLTVVGIVAFSAGALWWFHESLSLRKTYLQLREAHMFLDARVREHTKELKSTQEKLVQSAQLASLGQMSAGLAHEINQPLGIIQLNTELTRRMLDDKQIDRAMVSKLQQESQTQCRRIIKIVRHLRAFSRDGELSPRDHHDMNGMVAEAFVLFSEELRINGIEAHKDLAEDLPLAVCNQVQVVQVLTNLISNARDAVENEKHKRIDVRTFFQGNFVCVEVEDNGCGIPRDVLSRIYDPFFTTKEVGKGTGLGMSISYGIIQEHGGDLKVKTREGEGTCFTVLLPAVKSQLDELSSLDKLTEVGI is encoded by the coding sequence ATGACAGGGGTGTTAACGGCTAGCCTGGCTCTTTCAATTGCAATCGCAGTATTTGGATATTCTCTCTACCTGGGTTGGCGAGAAAAACTCTTTCATAACAAGGCCTGGTACCTGTTGTCCGGTGGCGGTCTGCTGGCCTGCGCCGGTTTGATCTGTTCTGCCAGTCTAACCTGGCCAGGTGATAACTTGCTGACAGTTGTCGGTATAGTGGCTTTTAGTGCTGGTGCATTGTGGTGGTTTCACGAGTCACTCTCCTTGCGTAAAACTTATCTACAGCTCAGGGAAGCGCATATGTTTCTCGACGCCAGAGTGCGTGAACATACTAAAGAGCTGAAATCCACTCAGGAAAAGCTGGTGCAGTCGGCGCAGTTGGCCTCGTTGGGGCAGATGTCTGCCGGGTTGGCTCATGAAATTAACCAGCCCTTGGGGATAATCCAACTTAATACCGAATTAACGCGAAGAATGCTGGACGACAAACAGATTGATCGGGCAATGGTTTCCAAGCTGCAACAGGAGAGCCAAACCCAGTGTCGCCGGATTATCAAAATCGTTCGCCACCTGAGGGCGTTCAGTCGCGATGGAGAGCTTAGCCCTCGCGATCATCACGATATGAATGGTATGGTTGCCGAAGCCTTTGTGTTGTTCTCCGAAGAGTTGCGAATCAATGGTATTGAGGCACACAAGGACTTGGCTGAAGATCTGCCTTTGGCCGTCTGCAACCAGGTGCAGGTGGTCCAGGTGTTGACCAACCTGATCAGCAACGCCAGGGATGCGGTTGAGAACGAAAAGCACAAACGAATCGACGTGCGCACATTTTTCCAGGGAAATTTTGTTTGTGTGGAAGTGGAAGATAACGGCTGCGGTATTCCCCGCGATGTTCTTAGCCGGATTTATGATCCCTTCTTTACCACGAAAGAAGTTGGTAAGGGCACGGGCTTGGGAATGTCGATAAGTTATGGGATTATTCAGGAGCATGGTGGCGACCTGAAAGTAAAAACAAGAGAAGGCGAGGGAACCTGTTTTACTGTACTCTTGCCTGCAGTGAAATCTCAACTGGATGAGCTGTCCTCACTGGATAAATTGACCGAGGTAGGAATATGA
- a CDS encoding response regulator yields MTKILLIDDDEGFNEALSRSLTYEGYSVIRAFNGVEGCEVMRTERPDLIITDIVMPERDGLGVLKDLGLKMSNGDIVFPCKVIVITGGGRLLGPDYLERVEAMGVDAVLEKPFSLTDLVEVVERLVPQNA; encoded by the coding sequence ATGACCAAGATCTTATTGATCGATGACGACGAAGGATTCAACGAAGCATTGTCACGGAGCCTGACCTACGAGGGCTATAGCGTTATCAGGGCTTTTAATGGAGTGGAAGGGTGTGAGGTAATGCGCACCGAACGCCCGGACCTGATTATTACCGATATTGTAATGCCTGAACGCGATGGTCTCGGAGTCCTTAAGGATCTCGGCCTGAAAATGAGCAACGGTGATATCGTGTTTCCCTGTAAAGTCATCGTGATCACCGGTGGTGGACGTTTGCTGGGGCCAGATTACCTTGAGCGTGTAGAGGCGATGGGGGTGGATGCGGTACTTGAAAAGCCGTTCTCACTGACTGATCTGGTAGAAGTTGTTGAGCGCCTGGTGCCGCAAAACGCATAA